One window from the genome of Capillibacterium thermochitinicola encodes:
- a CDS encoding GntP family permease, with product MYSVILLVLGVALLMVMISKLRIHAFLSLLIVSLLLGVAGGLSLTDVANMVAQGFGGTMQNIGIVIICGVIIGEILEVTGGAQKIADSLLRLVGIKRAPLATALTGGVVSIPTFCDSGFVILNPVIKALSRVGKIPYMTLVMALMTGLLTTHSLVPPTPGPIAAAGILGADVGKVMIYGLIVSIPVILGTLLWCNSTYVRKKYPEIAEADSDDLAANEQFKEVVKHAPSTFMSYLPIVLPIILIVVRSFVLQYGNAESGLGQFIAFVGTPYIALLIGTLVSFLLPSKITAEVTDTWVSRAIEKSAEILLITGIAGCFGRVLQGIGVGNVLADVIAKTGLPSVLLPFTISAIVLIAQGSATVALTTASAIVLPLLPSLGISPELAVISIAGGSFCGVFPQGSYFWCVTKLAGYDIKKGYVAVTATTFVMGAIALVSIYIFSLFVH from the coding sequence ATGTACTCAGTAATTCTGCTTGTGTTGGGCGTAGCTTTGCTGATGGTGATGATCTCGAAACTACGAATTCATGCTTTTTTGTCCTTGCTAATTGTTTCCTTGCTTCTCGGGGTAGCCGGCGGGCTGTCGTTAACTGATGTGGCGAACATGGTTGCCCAGGGCTTTGGCGGAACAATGCAGAACATCGGGATTGTCATTATCTGTGGTGTGATCATCGGTGAAATCTTGGAAGTTACCGGTGGCGCCCAAAAAATTGCCGATTCTCTTCTTCGTTTAGTCGGGATCAAACGGGCACCCCTCGCCACCGCGCTAACCGGCGGGGTTGTTTCGATTCCGACTTTTTGCGATTCCGGTTTTGTCATTCTCAATCCGGTAATTAAAGCCCTTTCCCGGGTGGGGAAGATACCCTACATGACTTTGGTGATGGCCTTAATGACCGGTTTATTAACCACCCATTCCCTGGTCCCGCCCACGCCCGGTCCCATTGCCGCTGCCGGTATTCTCGGGGCCGATGTCGGGAAAGTTATGATCTATGGGCTAATTGTTTCGATTCCCGTGATCCTCGGGACCCTGCTCTGGTGTAATTCGACATATGTCCGTAAGAAGTATCCGGAGATTGCCGAAGCGGACAGTGATGATCTGGCGGCCAATGAACAATTTAAAGAAGTAGTCAAACATGCACCTTCCACCTTTATGTCTTATCTGCCGATTGTATTGCCTATTATTCTCATTGTCGTCCGTTCTTTCGTGTTGCAGTACGGCAATGCGGAAAGCGGTTTGGGGCAGTTCATCGCTTTTGTGGGTACACCCTATATTGCGCTCTTGATTGGTACCTTGGTTTCGTTCCTTTTACCGTCCAAGATTACAGCTGAAGTCACCGATACTTGGGTCTCCAGGGCGATTGAAAAGAGTGCCGAAATCCTGCTCATCACCGGGATTGCCGGTTGCTTTGGGCGTGTGTTGCAAGGGATTGGGGTCGGCAATGTGTTGGCCGATGTAATCGCCAAAACCGGCTTGCCCAGTGTCTTACTGCCCTTTACGATTTCCGCCATTGTTCTGATTGCGCAGGGTTCGGCCACAGTGGCCTTGACCACCGCCTCGGCGATTGTGCTGCCGCTCCTGCCGTCGTTGGGAATCTCGCCCGAGTTGGCCGTGATCTCGATTGCCGGCGGTTCCTTCTGTGGTGTTTTCCCACAGGGCTCCTATTTCTGGTGTGTTACTAAACTGGCCGGTTATGACATTAAAAAGGGCTATGTGGCAGTGACCGCCACGACTTTCGTCATGGGCGCCATCGCCTTGGTTTCCATTTATATCTTCTCACTATTTGTCCATTAA
- a CDS encoding phosphotransferase, translating into MIDISNQKILEEYLRQRKLISDADGFKLEYCKGGVSGTVVYVERPGKPLIIKQALAKLKVKETWLCDPNRMNIEYESNKIYHELMPENAPEVYFYDEENYIFGREAVPAGCTMWKADLLDGLLDFKIAQKAIETMAVVHKECAGDPAVAAKFADKKIFYDLRISPYIIFTVGKHPQLQAYADRVSTELMEREITLVHGDYSPKNIMVVGRGIKVLDYEVAHYGHPAFDLAFFSNHFILKAVKNPHFAQAYLNMLAYMIGLYFDRVDYMDRTELESCYIRTLALLMIARVDGKSPVEYLTAEPEKQELVRRMTFGLVAEKIENFADALRLISKSVGG; encoded by the coding sequence ATGATCGACATTTCCAACCAGAAGATCCTCGAAGAATATTTACGGCAACGGAAGCTAATCAGCGATGCGGATGGTTTTAAACTCGAGTACTGCAAGGGTGGTGTTTCCGGGACTGTCGTCTATGTCGAGCGTCCCGGAAAACCGCTGATTATTAAGCAAGCTTTGGCCAAACTTAAAGTGAAAGAGACGTGGCTCTGCGACCCGAACCGGATGAATATCGAATACGAAAGCAATAAAATTTATCACGAACTAATGCCGGAAAACGCGCCGGAAGTCTACTTTTACGACGAAGAAAATTACATCTTCGGGCGGGAAGCGGTGCCGGCCGGCTGCACGATGTGGAAAGCCGACCTCCTGGACGGGCTCCTTGACTTCAAGATTGCGCAAAAGGCCATTGAGACGATGGCGGTGGTGCATAAGGAATGTGCCGGCGATCCGGCGGTGGCGGCCAAGTTTGCGGACAAGAAGATCTTTTATGATTTGCGGATTTCACCCTATATTATTTTTACCGTCGGGAAACACCCGCAGCTACAGGCCTATGCCGACCGGGTGAGTACCGAGTTGATGGAACGGGAGATTACTCTGGTCCATGGCGACTATAGTCCCAAGAACATCATGGTTGTGGGGCGCGGGATCAAGGTCCTGGATTATGAGGTGGCCCATTACGGGCATCCCGCTTTTGATTTGGCCTTCTTCTCCAACCACTTTATCCTGAAGGCGGTTAAAAATCCCCACTTTGCCCAGGCTTACCTCAATATGCTGGCTTATATGATCGGCCTTTATTTTGACCGGGTGGACTATATGGACCGGACGGAACTGGAGTCTTGTTATATCCGGACCTTGGCGCTCTTGATGATTGCCCGGGTTGATGGCAAATCGCCGGTGGAGTATCTGACGGCGGAACCGGAGAAACAAGAATTGGTACGCCGGATGACTTTTGGCCTCGTGGCCGAGAAGATTGAAAACTTTGCCGATGCCCTTCGCTTGATCAGCAAGTCGGTGGGCGGATGA
- a CDS encoding MtaA/CmuA family methyltransferase: protein MAPKMTMTSRERVMAAIAGDEFDVFPAVSPTSVATIEGMRRSGASFPSAHTNGEEMAELAAVGHEEFGFDTVAPYFSVHLEAAALGAKVDWSDQTSTPQVMATAFHSLDEFAIPDNFLSRFEFQQLLRALRLLRKRFRGEVAVIGKVIGPWTLAYNLYGVENLILDTILEPVKTRALIEELAKVPLEFAKAQFEAGADIITWADHVTADLVSAKIYEEFVMPVHARVTRILQQYGPLILHVCGNVADRFPLFIKAGFKCFHMDSRNDIAEAVAMAGDRIKIVGGINNPLTLSQGTPAEVRREVEYNLACGVQMIGPECAIPTSVPTENLKTLVQTVHSHSPETVKKLQDYGRKKS, encoded by the coding sequence ATGGCCCCGAAAATGACGATGACCAGCAGGGAACGGGTGATGGCGGCGATCGCGGGAGACGAGTTTGACGTCTTTCCGGCGGTCAGTCCGACTTCGGTGGCTACTATCGAAGGGATGCGGCGGTCCGGTGCCAGTTTTCCTTCCGCCCACACCAACGGGGAAGAGATGGCGGAGCTGGCCGCAGTGGGGCATGAGGAGTTTGGCTTTGACACGGTGGCCCCCTATTTTTCGGTCCATCTTGAAGCGGCGGCCTTGGGGGCGAAAGTGGACTGGAGCGACCAAACCAGTACCCCCCAGGTCATGGCGACCGCCTTTCACAGTTTGGATGAGTTTGCGATTCCCGACAATTTTCTCTCCCGTTTTGAGTTCCAGCAACTCTTAAGGGCTTTGCGGCTTTTGCGTAAGCGCTTCCGGGGCGAAGTGGCGGTGATCGGGAAAGTGATCGGGCCATGGACTTTAGCCTATAATCTTTACGGGGTGGAGAATCTGATCCTGGATACCATCCTGGAACCGGTGAAGACCCGTGCCCTCATCGAAGAACTGGCGAAAGTGCCATTGGAATTTGCCAAAGCCCAATTTGAAGCGGGCGCTGACATTATTACCTGGGCCGACCATGTCACGGCCGATCTGGTCAGTGCCAAGATCTATGAAGAGTTTGTGATGCCGGTCCACGCCCGGGTGACCCGGATCTTACAACAATACGGCCCGTTGATTTTACATGTCTGCGGGAATGTGGCCGACCGCTTCCCCCTGTTCATCAAGGCCGGTTTTAAGTGTTTCCATATGGATTCCCGGAACGATATTGCGGAGGCGGTGGCGATGGCCGGTGACCGGATCAAAATTGTCGGGGGGATCAATAATCCGCTCACCCTGTCCCAGGGGACCCCGGCGGAGGTCCGGCGGGAAGTGGAGTACAACCTTGCCTGCGGGGTGCAAATGATCGGTCCGGAGTGTGCGATTCCGACGAGCGTGCCGACGGAGAATCTGAAAACCTTGGTGCAAACCGTCCACAGCCATAGTCCGGAGACGGTAAAAAAACTTCAGGACTACGGCAGGAAAAAAAGTTGA
- a CDS encoding DUF2059 domain-containing protein, with product MNRWKLAVKVLIAGCIFILVAGGLAEANPSTSARYESVEELFRLMRFEENLAYSFAQIRPMLFEQFQQGIPEDLNPEQIKIMEKYIGKLMDLMEEEMGWAKIKDDFIQVYMSIYTEEEIQELIKFYQTPVGQKTVAQTPVLTQKTMEITQKYLMATLPKVQALAEEMQAEIEAASAM from the coding sequence ATGAACAGGTGGAAATTGGCGGTCAAGGTGTTAATCGCCGGCTGCATCTTTATCTTGGTGGCCGGCGGCTTGGCCGAGGCGAACCCCAGCACCAGCGCCCGTTACGAATCTGTGGAGGAGCTATTCCGGCTGATGAGATTTGAGGAAAACTTGGCCTATTCCTTTGCCCAAATCCGTCCCATGCTTTTTGAGCAGTTTCAGCAAGGAATACCCGAAGATCTGAATCCTGAACAAATTAAGATCATGGAGAAATATATCGGTAAACTGATGGATCTGATGGAAGAGGAGATGGGTTGGGCGAAGATTAAGGATGATTTTATCCAAGTTTACATGTCGATCTATACGGAAGAGGAGATCCAGGAGCTGATCAAGTTTTACCAGACGCCGGTGGGACAAAAGACAGTCGCCCAAACGCCGGTCCTTACCCAAAAGACAATGGAGATAACCCAAAAGTATCTGATGGCGACGTTGCCGAAGGTCCAAGCCCTTGCCGAAGAGATGCAGGCGGAGATCGAAGCCGCCAGCGCAATGTAG
- a CDS encoding cache domain-containing sensor histidine kinase yields MTKVRFFNSLRFKLGIIAVFLIGVPITLGAILYSRTVKEIIIDKYITTALESVYETGEKISLYLNDLQKFSIIIVSDQSFLEMLRHPSVFSKNDFNIKLRNFITTRADIEAIHLLLDKDYYLTGAKLASQLARVDEALINSSGQPVWLSTREEMVEILAGTFKKYYFTLGRKIIDFNTLNEYGYLLIDLDEVILEQAYTSIKEDEGSEVFICDQAGRIISHPQKNRIGESILNQAYAGEILANKKGQIQFRDRIEQVALYSTIDNGWKIIKTVPTSYLFKEINKIQRYLTFGGLFYGIAIVLYIILFAIRYTEPMFKIMNVIKRVEEGDLQARATVKTNDEIGQLGDSLNKMIAKMQILIDKLVKEEQEKKELELEALQAQINPHFLYNTLNTIKWMAKIQGNQSVSKAITALIKLLRISTNLGRNMISLREELDYVKDYMVIQNLRFNKAINIEYIVDESCLDLIVPKLILQPIVENSIIHGMENEELQIVLKIYKNGHQLLIAISDNGPGIKEEILENIFEAASDRNKFSKVGLNNVNQRIKLYCGNEYGLDIKTELGQGTTVILKLPC; encoded by the coding sequence GTGACTAAAGTAAGATTCTTCAATTCTTTACGGTTTAAATTGGGAATTATCGCTGTTTTTTTGATTGGGGTACCCATCACCCTCGGCGCGATTTTATATTCCCGGACGGTTAAAGAGATCATTATCGACAAATATATTACCACCGCCCTTGAATCGGTCTATGAGACCGGGGAAAAAATCAGTTTATACTTGAACGATCTGCAAAAATTCTCGATCATCATCGTCTCCGACCAGAGTTTCTTAGAAATGCTGCGCCATCCGTCGGTTTTCAGCAAAAACGACTTTAACATCAAACTACGGAATTTTATTACGACACGGGCGGATATTGAAGCAATCCACTTGTTACTGGACAAGGATTATTATCTAACCGGCGCCAAGTTGGCTTCGCAATTGGCAAGGGTTGATGAAGCGCTAATTAACTCTTCCGGCCAACCGGTTTGGCTTTCGACCAGAGAAGAAATGGTGGAGATCCTGGCCGGTACCTTTAAAAAGTACTACTTTACCCTTGGGCGGAAGATTATTGATTTCAACACTTTAAATGAATACGGTTATTTGTTGATTGATCTGGATGAAGTGATTTTAGAACAAGCGTACACCAGCATTAAGGAGGATGAGGGTTCCGAAGTTTTTATCTGTGATCAAGCAGGACGTATCATCAGTCATCCCCAGAAGAATAGAATTGGCGAGAGCATTCTTAACCAGGCCTATGCCGGTGAAATCTTGGCCAACAAAAAGGGGCAGATCCAATTTCGCGACCGGATTGAACAAGTCGCTCTTTACTCGACCATCGATAACGGCTGGAAGATTATCAAAACAGTCCCGACCAGTTATTTGTTTAAAGAGATCAACAAAATCCAAAGATATTTAACCTTTGGCGGACTCTTCTACGGTATTGCCATTGTCCTTTACATCATTCTTTTTGCCATCAGGTATACCGAGCCGATGTTTAAAATAATGAACGTGATTAAACGGGTCGAAGAAGGGGATTTGCAGGCGAGGGCGACCGTAAAAACAAATGATGAGATCGGACAACTGGGGGACAGTTTAAACAAGATGATTGCCAAAATGCAGATCCTCATCGACAAACTGGTCAAAGAAGAACAGGAAAAGAAAGAACTGGAACTCGAGGCCCTCCAGGCACAAATAAACCCCCATTTTCTCTATAACACCTTAAACACGATCAAATGGATGGCTAAAATCCAGGGAAATCAAAGTGTCAGTAAGGCGATTACCGCGTTGATCAAATTATTGCGCATCAGTACAAACCTGGGCCGGAACATGATCTCGCTCCGGGAAGAACTGGATTATGTAAAAGATTATATGGTCATCCAAAATCTACGTTTTAATAAAGCCATAAATATAGAATACATCGTCGATGAAAGCTGTCTTGATCTAATCGTTCCCAAATTAATTCTGCAACCAATCGTCGAGAATTCGATTATTCATGGGATGGAAAATGAAGAATTACAAATTGTCCTCAAAATCTACAAAAACGGTCATCAACTCCTGATTGCCATCAGCGATAACGGTCCGGGGATCAAAGAAGAAATCCTGGAGAATATCTTTGAAGCCGCTTCGGACCGGAACAAATTTTCCAAAGTGGGGCTCAACAACGTCAATCAGAGGATAAAACTGTATTGTGGCAATGAGTATGGACTGGACATTAAGACGGAGTTAGGCCAAGGGACAACGGTCATTCTCAAACTGCCGTGTTGA
- a CDS encoding ABC transporter substrate-binding protein, giving the protein MIIIIILLFSLPRYFNCSKSPLENEKAERTDPITAERFEHENTNFKNLQIPAGYDLRQFQGITLNFIVENNINANVLSHETEAFSRMTGINVKIRSMDYETLIQQANKDLLFQTGDYPLIYVDPYQTLNRFYDYLEDLNPYNEDPHLPKLAGFPDDFIENQTEVLSYFKEKNHLYAVPFDSNTMILYYRKDIFDKYRDQFYNEMGYDWTPGTKDFTWERYIEVAQWITENVPEVKYGSGQMAQAHNSIYCEFSNILAAYGGDYFADPNVNTLGVDTFNEIRVLEPEFVKALDVYKAVVKAAAPDSVNWNWTDLANAFRNGEIAMMPNWDENSTYIENEESKVRGKVGYAILPYGERRSANIYGGSGIGINKYASELQKKAAWLYITWATSTEMQLEILVHPEGGSLPTRKSAYERLDDYLDELTPGTKYNDLKHMKAVLEAWKPENIYFRPKIKNFYEVEKVLISNLHEMVKNDLDSAYVSKKIYRELQAIKNKTNK; this is encoded by the coding sequence ATGATCATTATTATAATTCTTCTTTTCTCTTTGCCCCGTTACTTTAATTGCTCGAAAAGCCCGCTCGAAAACGAAAAAGCCGAGCGTACAGACCCAATTACTGCCGAGCGCTTTGAGCATGAAAATACCAATTTCAAAAACCTGCAAATTCCCGCGGGCTATGATCTCCGGCAATTCCAGGGGATTACCCTGAATTTTATCGTGGAAAACAATATCAACGCCAATGTTCTTTCCCATGAAACCGAGGCTTTTTCCAGGATGACCGGGATAAATGTCAAGATCCGCTCGATGGATTATGAAACTTTAATCCAGCAAGCCAACAAGGATTTACTGTTTCAAACCGGGGATTATCCGCTTATCTATGTTGATCCCTATCAAACCCTGAATCGCTTCTACGATTACTTAGAAGACCTCAATCCCTATAATGAAGACCCCCATTTACCCAAACTGGCCGGTTTTCCTGACGATTTCATCGAAAATCAAACCGAAGTTCTTTCTTATTTCAAGGAAAAAAACCACTTGTACGCCGTCCCTTTTGACAGTAATACGATGATTTTATACTACCGGAAAGATATCTTCGACAAGTACAGAGACCAGTTTTATAACGAAATGGGTTATGACTGGACGCCGGGGACAAAGGATTTTACCTGGGAAAGATATATTGAAGTAGCGCAGTGGATTACCGAAAACGTCCCCGAGGTAAAGTATGGAAGTGGACAGATGGCGCAAGCGCATAACTCCATTTATTGTGAGTTTTCCAACATTCTTGCCGCCTACGGCGGGGATTATTTTGCCGATCCCAACGTCAATACTTTAGGGGTGGACACTTTTAACGAAATCCGGGTTTTGGAACCGGAATTCGTCAAAGCGCTGGATGTATATAAAGCGGTGGTCAAAGCCGCCGCCCCGGACAGTGTTAATTGGAATTGGACCGATTTGGCCAATGCTTTCCGCAACGGCGAAATCGCCATGATGCCGAACTGGGATGAAAACAGCACTTATATCGAGAATGAAGAATCTAAGGTGCGGGGGAAGGTGGGGTATGCGATCCTTCCTTACGGTGAAAGGAGAAGCGCCAATATCTATGGGGGTTCCGGGATTGGCATTAATAAGTACGCCTCCGAGCTTCAAAAGAAAGCAGCGTGGCTTTATATTACCTGGGCGACTTCCACCGAGATGCAGTTGGAAATTTTGGTCCATCCGGAGGGAGGCAGTTTACCAACCAGGAAATCAGCTTACGAAAGACTAGACGATTATCTGGACGAACTTACCCCGGGGACCAAATATAACGATCTTAAACACATGAAAGCCGTATTGGAGGCATGGAAGCCGGAGAATATCTATTTCCGGCCGAAGATCAAAAACTTCTATGAAGTGGAGAAGGTGTTGATTAGTAACCTCCATGAAATGGTGAAAAATGATCTGGACAGTGCATACGTCAGCAAGAAGATTTACCGGGAATTACAAGCGATCAAAAACAAGACTAATAAATAA
- a CDS encoding sugar ABC transporter ATP-binding protein, with protein MSSNIKLQVCNIEKSFPGVKALDKVNLTIEKGKVHVLCGENGAGKSTLMKIINGILQPDAGQILIDGKAVAINSPVQARNLGISMINQELNFIPEMTVEENFFSGKWPTNRYGKVNWREIRSRARRLLAEENLPYDLNTKLKDLSISDIQLLEIAKAISDNADLIIMDEPTSAISDKETAVLFKKINSLKQLGKSIIYISHKMDEIFEIADEITIMRDGKVIDSKPKDQLDKDTVISLMVGRKLSENFPKENVGIGEEILEVENFTRYGVFQNVNFHIRAGEIVGFAGLVGAGRTEILRSLFGLDPYDRGQIRIKKQAVKIRNPKDSIERGMVMLSEDRRRYGIIPVRSVRENITVASLERFIYKGRCHRKQEREAVTQKCREMNVKTPTIEKEISALSGGNQQKVVLAKWMMNNPDILLLDEPTRGIDVGAKYEIYKLMTLLAGQGKAILMVSSELAELIGVCDRIYVLAEGTIRGELQRPEFSQEAIMKLAVGE; from the coding sequence ATGAGCAGTAACATCAAATTACAGGTTTGTAATATAGAAAAATCTTTTCCTGGCGTCAAGGCGCTGGACAAAGTCAATTTAACGATTGAAAAGGGTAAAGTCCATGTCTTATGCGGGGAGAACGGGGCGGGAAAGTCCACATTGATGAAGATCATCAATGGTATTCTGCAACCGGATGCGGGGCAGATCTTGATTGACGGCAAGGCGGTGGCGATCAACAGCCCGGTTCAAGCCCGGAACCTTGGGATCTCAATGATCAATCAAGAGCTGAACTTTATTCCGGAGATGACGGTTGAAGAAAATTTCTTTTCCGGCAAGTGGCCAACGAACAGATACGGTAAAGTGAATTGGCGGGAGATCCGGAGCCGCGCCCGGAGGCTGCTGGCGGAAGAAAACTTGCCTTATGATTTAAACACTAAATTAAAGGACTTGTCCATCTCCGACATCCAGCTCCTGGAGATCGCCAAGGCCATATCCGACAATGCAGACCTCATCATTATGGATGAGCCCACTTCGGCGATCAGCGATAAAGAAACGGCTGTTCTGTTTAAAAAGATAAACTCCCTTAAACAACTCGGGAAAAGTATTATTTATATTTCCCATAAAATGGATGAAATCTTTGAAATCGCCGATGAGATCACCATTATGCGGGACGGGAAGGTGATCGATTCCAAGCCCAAAGACCAACTGGATAAAGACACGGTCATTTCGTTGATGGTCGGCAGAAAACTGTCGGAGAACTTCCCCAAAGAAAATGTTGGCATCGGGGAGGAGATTTTAGAGGTCGAGAACTTTACCCGCTACGGAGTCTTCCAAAATGTTAATTTTCATATCCGCGCCGGGGAGATTGTAGGGTTTGCCGGTTTGGTCGGGGCCGGCCGGACGGAAATTTTACGGAGCCTTTTTGGGCTCGATCCCTATGACCGGGGCCAGATTAGGATCAAGAAGCAAGCGGTGAAAATTCGTAACCCCAAAGACAGCATCGAGCGGGGAATGGTCATGCTCTCGGAAGACCGGCGGCGCTACGGGATTATTCCGGTTCGGAGTGTCCGCGAAAATATCACGGTGGCCAGTCTGGAGAGGTTTATCTATAAAGGGCGGTGCCACCGGAAACAAGAAAGAGAAGCGGTCACCCAAAAGTGCCGGGAAATGAATGTCAAGACCCCGACCATTGAAAAAGAGATCAGCGCTTTAAGCGGCGGTAACCAGCAAAAAGTTGTCCTGGCCAAATGGATGATGAATAATCCTGATATCCTGCTCCTGGATGAACCAACCCGCGGGATTGATGTGGGGGCCAAGTATGAAATATATAAGCTAATGACTTTATTGGCCGGACAAGGTAAAGCAATTTTGATGGTCTCCTCCGAACTGGCGGAGTTGATTGGGGTGTGCGACCGCATCTATGTGCTGGCGGAAGGCACAATCCGGGGAGAACTGCAGCGGCCGGAGTTTTCGCAGGAGGCCATTATGAAACTGGCGGTGGGCGAATAG
- a CDS encoding ABC transporter permease: protein MRQKYGILLVLVVLFVISSLLNENFLSIRNLTNISRQISITTILAFGETILIICGMLDLSCGSVLALAGLLSVSLYKTTGDLFLAFLLAIAIAVLCNILNGLMVTKFDTPPFIATLAMMTMARGAALLYTNGQNIYQIGNYIVFGQGSIGGVPTPIIFLVLIAIVTWYLLNHTRLGRSIYAIGGNEEAAIASGINVKRVKMKAYIINGLFVGLAGVIFMSRVNAGLPNGAVGFEFEALTASIIGGTSFSGGIGTAWGTIIGAFIVGILNNIMNLVGLNAYLQQIIRGAIIALAVIYDMYAKKMRVKRKLGSIEEAA from the coding sequence ATGAGGCAGAAATACGGTATTTTACTGGTCTTGGTTGTTCTGTTTGTTATTTCCTCACTGCTCAATGAAAACTTCTTGTCGATCAGAAACTTGACCAATATTTCCCGGCAGATTTCAATCACGACCATTTTAGCCTTCGGGGAAACAATCTTGATTATCTGCGGCATGTTGGACCTTTCCTGCGGTTCGGTACTGGCTTTAGCCGGGCTGCTTTCCGTCTCGTTGTATAAAACAACAGGTGATTTATTCCTGGCTTTCTTGCTGGCGATCGCGATTGCGGTCTTGTGCAATATCTTGAACGGTCTCATGGTAACTAAGTTTGATACCCCGCCGTTTATTGCGACGCTGGCGATGATGACCATGGCGCGGGGGGCCGCCCTCCTTTATACCAATGGTCAAAATATCTACCAAATTGGCAATTATATCGTGTTTGGCCAGGGATCAATCGGGGGAGTTCCGACGCCGATTATCTTCCTGGTGCTGATTGCGATCGTCACCTGGTACCTCTTGAATCACACCCGGTTGGGGCGGTCCATATACGCCATTGGCGGGAATGAAGAAGCGGCCATTGCTTCCGGGATCAATGTGAAGCGAGTAAAGATGAAAGCGTATATTATCAACGGCCTTTTTGTCGGGCTGGCCGGGGTGATTTTCATGTCGCGGGTGAATGCCGGCTTGCCCAACGGTGCGGTGGGTTTTGAGTTTGAAGCGCTGACCGCGTCCATCATTGGGGGAACCAGTTTTTCCGGGGGCATCGGTACGGCCTGGGGAACGATCATCGGCGCGTTTATAGTCGGGATTCTCAACAATATCATGAATTTGGTCGGTTTAAATGCCTATCTCCAACAGATTATTCGTGGCGCCATTATCGCTCTGGCCGTAATTTACGACATGTATGCCAAGAAAATGAGGGTCAAGCGTAAACTGGGGTCTATTGAGGAAGCGGCTTAA
- a CDS encoding sugar ABC transporter substrate-binding protein: protein MKKGLRLLLVLLLMVGLLVNVSSTLAKENFRVAYIARAQADSFAAWLANSILEEAKKYDHITVRVFDGQADSAKENALIENAIVSGYDLIIVQPHDGEAQRPYAEKVVQAGIHLITTNARIEGIEGGSSVDADPYMQAAVVAQLALKQVPRNAKVVVLNGPAGNFHSIARRKAWEEEFFKKRRDVKIVGEQIANWNKEEAMRYMEDWVQAHGKIDAIISMNDNMAAGALEVVKDDPVNKKILAYGVDGTAEACLLIKEGRMTATTLQNAYELAERILWASDLLLRGQVIEIHTDIGNPVITKDNVDQYIAMHKRAGNL from the coding sequence ATGAAAAAAGGTTTACGGCTACTTCTAGTGCTTCTGTTGATGGTTGGACTGTTAGTGAACGTGAGCAGCACTTTGGCCAAGGAGAATTTCAGAGTCGCTTATATCGCCAGAGCGCAGGCGGATTCGTTCGCAGCATGGCTGGCCAACTCGATCCTGGAAGAAGCAAAGAAGTATGACCACATCACCGTACGGGTCTTTGACGGACAAGCCGACAGCGCCAAGGAAAATGCTTTGATTGAGAACGCAATTGTCAGCGGGTATGATCTCATCATCGTTCAACCGCACGATGGCGAAGCCCAACGTCCATATGCGGAGAAGGTTGTCCAAGCCGGAATTCATCTGATCACGACCAATGCCCGGATTGAAGGTATTGAAGGCGGGTCTTCCGTGGATGCCGATCCGTATATGCAGGCGGCGGTGGTTGCCCAGTTAGCTTTGAAACAAGTGCCCAGGAACGCGAAAGTGGTGGTCTTGAACGGGCCGGCCGGAAACTTCCATTCGATTGCGCGCCGGAAAGCTTGGGAAGAAGAGTTCTTTAAGAAACGTCGGGATGTAAAGATTGTCGGCGAGCAGATTGCCAACTGGAACAAAGAAGAAGCCATGCGGTATATGGAGGACTGGGTACAGGCCCACGGGAAAATTGACGCCATTATCTCTATGAACGACAACATGGCCGCCGGTGCTTTGGAAGTGGTGAAGGACGATCCGGTCAACAAGAAAATACTGGCCTATGGCGTCGACGGTACCGCAGAAGCCTGCTTGCTGATCAAAGAGGGCAGAATGACCGCGACCACCCTGCAAAACGCCTATGAACTGGCCGAAAGAATTCTCTGGGCTTCGGATCTGTTACTCAGGGGCCAGGTGATCGAGATCCATACCGATATCGGCAATCCGGTCATTACCAAAGATAATGTTGATCAATATATTGCCATGCACAAACGGGCAGGGAATCTATAA